The Oncorhynchus nerka isolate Pitt River linkage group LG5, Oner_Uvic_2.0, whole genome shotgun sequence nucleotide sequence CAAGTGCAatgcctggacacacacacacacgcatggaacacccccccccccccccacacacacatccaacCTCACCCTGAGTGGGTTCTCGTTGAGGTAAGGGGgttctccctccaccatctctatAGCCATGATGCCCAGGGACCAGATGTCCACCTTGGGTCCGTAGGCCTTCCTGGTCACCACCTCAGGAGCCATCCAGTAGGGAGTCCCCACCATGGTGCTTCTTTTACTCTGCTCTGGAGTGATCTGGGCACAGAACCCAAAGTCAGCTGGAGAGGGATGGGAAGAGAACATACATGTTAGAGGGAAGGTTCATATGAAACATTCACCTAGTCACATTCAgctagacagaggagagaaaacaggtaAGTTAGTGTGACTGTCAAGCCAATACAATGATAGGACACAAAACAATAGGACACTTAGGATTGGCAAGGCATTTTATCTAGGAACAGAACCTAGAACCAgctacagaggagagggggagatatgaagggagagaggaagaggaggcagacagaaagtgtgtgtgtgtgtgtaacgtgtacgctgggagtcaggaagcaactACAGGGTGTGAATAATTGAATTAATAAATAGAACATGAAACAGAAAAAGCTCACAGACATgaaaccagaacagagtcaatgacgcctggggaaggaaccaaagggagtgacatatatagggaaggtaatcagggaggtgttggagtccaggtgagtctgatgaggcCCTGGTGCCCATAACGATGGTGACAGATGTGTGTAAtcatgagcagcctggtgacctagagcgccggagagggagtgtgtgtgtgttcttactgagCTTGACAGATCCGTCCATGCCCAGCAGCACGTTGTCACTCTTGATGTCTCTGTGGATCACCTGGTTGGCATGGAGAAACTCCAGAGCCTGCAGACactacaggacacacacaggacacaccgtcacacacacctccctgtgctctgtgactgagtgtgtgtgagtatacCTTTCGGCAgacagcagcagtgtgtgtgtgtgtgtacctctctgCACACGGCAGCGATCTGAGCCTCGTCCATGCATGTTTCCGTGACAACGTCCGTGAGCGAACCTCCAGCCAGATACTCCATCACCACAAACAACTCCTCACCTACCAGGAaactacacacacgcacgcacgcacgcacacacacacacacacacacacacacacacacacacacacacacacacacacacacacacacaacagaaacAAAGTAAATAACTGACTCCAACAcacagagtactgacacaggcgtacttctgaggtgtgtgtgtgtgtgtgtgtgtgtgtgtgtgtgtgtgtgtgtgtgtgcgtgcgtgtgtgtgtgtgcgtgtgtgtgtgtgttacctgtctacGTAGTTGACGATGTTAGGTTGTTGTAACTCCTTCATCACCAGGATCTCGTTGATGATCAGCTCCTTCTTCGGCTGTTTCTGGAGGTTGATCTGTTTGATAGCtacctgtaacacacacacacacgttttaagtctgtgttcagtctgaaagtgtgtgtgtgttggtgttgacCCAGGAAGGGACCTTACCTCTGCACCAGTGGCAACATCGATGGCTGTATAGACAGTACCAGACGCtctgagagagaacgagagagaaagagagaacaagagagaacgaaagagagggagagcgagagagaacgagagagagagagtagtgtccAATCTGTTACTTAGATATGGATAAAGGCACAAAAAGGTGAACATGTAAATGGACTCacctctacagtgtgtgtgtgtgtgtgtgtgtgtgtgtgtgtctcacccctGGCCGATCTTCTCATAGCGTGTGTACTTCTTCTTGGGATCTCCAATACTGACGATGGTTCCTGAAagacatagagccagactggtgACATGATGTGTGTGACAtaccgtatgtctgtgtgtaatatactgtatgtctgtgtgtaatatacatataatgtatgtctgtgtgtaatataccgtatgtctgtgtgtaatataccgtatgtctgtgtgtaatatactgtatgtctgtgtgtaatataatgtatgtctgtgtgtaatatactgtatgtctgtgtgtaatatactgtatgtctgtgtgtaatatactgtatgtctgtgtgtaatataatgtatgtctgtgtgtaatataccgtatgtctgtgtgtaatataccgtatgtctgtgtgtaatatactgtatgtctgtgtgtaatatactgtatgtctgtgtgtaatatactgtatgtctgtgtgtaatataatgaatgtctgtgtgtaatatactgtatgtctgtgtgtgacataccgtatgtctgtgtgtaatataccgtatgtctgtgtgtaatatactgtatgtctgtgtgtaatatactgtatgtctgtgtgtaatatactgtatgtctgtgtgtaatatactgtatgtctgtgtgtaatatactgtatgtctgtgtgtgatatactgtatgtctgtgtgtgatatgctgtatgtctgtgtgtaatatactgtatgtctgtgtgtaatatactgtatgtctgtgtgtaatgtgatgtgtgtaatatactgtatgtctgtgtgtaatatactgtatgtctgtgtgtaatatactgtatgtctgtgtgtaatatactgtatgtctgtgtgtaatatactgtatgtctgtgtgtaatatactgtatgtctgtgtgtaatataatgtatgtctgtgtgtaatataccgtatgtctgtgtgtaatatactgtatgtctgtgtgtaatataatgtatgtctgtgtgtaatataccgtatgtctgtgtgtaatataccgtatgtctgtgtgtaatatactgtatgtctatgtgtaatataatgtatgtctgtgtgtaatatactgtatgtctgtgtgtaatatactgtatgtctgtgtgtatataatgtctgtgtgtaatatactgtatgtctgtgtgtctgtgtgtaatatactgtatgtctgtgtgtaatatactgtatgtctgtgtgtaatatactgaatgtctgtgtgtaatatactgtatgtctgtgtgtaatatactgtatacataccgtgtctgtgtgtaatatactgtatgtctgtgtgtaatatactgtatgtctgtgtgtaatatactgtatgtctgtgtgtaatatactgtatgtctgtgtgtaatatactgtatgtctgtgtgtgaatatatgtctgtgtgtatataccgtatgtctgtgtgtaatatactgtatgtctgtgtgtgaatgacataccgtatgtctgtgtgtaatatactgtatgtctgtgtgtaatatactgtatgtctgtgtgtaatatactgtatgtctgtgtgtaatatactgtatgtctgtgtgtgatatactgtatgtctgtgtgtgatatgctgtatgtctgtgtgtaatatactgtatgtctgtgtgtaatatactgtatgtctgtgtgtaatatactgtatgtctgtgtgtgatatgctgtatgtctgtgtgtgatatgctgtatgtctgtgtgtaatatactgtatgtctgtgtgtaatatgctgtatgtctgtgtgtaatatactgtatgtctgtgtgtaatataccgtatgtctgtgtgtaatatacCTGTGTGTAATAtaccgtatgtctgtgtgtaatatactgtatgtctatgtgtaatataatgtatgtctgtgtgtaatatactgtatgtctgtgtgtaatatactgtatgtctgtgtgtaatataatgaatgtctgtgtgtaatatactgtatgtctgtgtgtgacataccgtatgtctgtgtgtaatataccgtatgtctgtgtgtaatatactgtatgtctgtgtgtaatatactgtatgtctgtgtgtaatatactgtatgtctgtgtgtaatatactctatgtctgtgtgtaatatactgtatgtctgtgtgtgatatactgtatgtctgtgtgtgatatgctgtatgtctgtgtgtaatatactgtatgtctgtgtgtaatatactgtatgtctgtgtgtaatgtgatgtgtgtgatatactgtatgtctgtgtgtgacataccgtatgtctgtgtgtaatataccgtatgtctgtgtgtaatatactgtatgtctgtgtgtgacataccgtatgtctgtgtgtaatataccgtatgtctgtgtgtaatatactgtatgtctgtgtgtaatatactgtatgtctgtgtgtaatatactgtatgtctgtgtgtgatatactgtatgtctgtgtgtgatatgctgtatgtctgtgtgtaatatactgtatgtctgtgtgtaatatactgtatgtctgtgtgtaatatactgtatgtctgtgtgtgatatgctgtatgtctgtgtgtgatatgctgtatgtctgtgtgtaatatactgtatgtctgtgtgtaatatgctgtatgtctgtgtgtaatatactgtatgtctgtgtgtaatgtgatgtgtgtaatatactgtatgtctgtgtataatgtgatgtgtgtgatatactgtatgtctgtgttcaatgtgatgtgtgtgatatatgCACAATACATTCTATTTGTGtaagatactgtgtgtgtgttccgtgtgtgtgtgtgttccaggtgtgTGTGcattccaggtgtgtgtgtgtgtttccttacGTAGTTTCTCCATGATTTCCTCGTCAGTCATCTTGCCCTGCTGTTTCTTCTTGTTCCTGTTGGAGGCGGAGTCAGGCTCTGGCAGCGGAGGAAGTGGGTCGATGACAGACTTGGTGtacacctaccacacacacagacacacacacacacggttgagTTCTATTTTTTTTCCATTGCAGTCACACTATCTCAGAAGAGTAGCGTTCCTGAAACACTTTtccaggccctgtgtgtgtgtgagtgtgtgtgtgtgtatgtgtgtgtgtgtgtatgtgtgtgtgtgtgtacggggtAACTTACTGATTTGGTGTGCTCAGGCCGTGGCGCCACAATAGGGGGCGGCGCTTCGTctccatcatcctcatcatcatcaccgtCCTTACCGCCTGATGGCGAGGACGTGGCACCCTGCTTTCCaggctggaacacacacacacacacacacacacacacagtgttgcaATGAAGAAGCCCTTAGTAGTTTGTACTTTGGAATTTTCTTGTGGTAGTTTAGTACTCACCGACTGTGCATCTTTTTCTGagggaagaggacagagagacagacagagagacagacagagagacagacagagagagagacagacagagagacagacagacagagagacagacagagagacagagacagagagagacagagcgaaagagacagagacagacagagagagagagacagacagacagagtgacagacagagagagagacagacagagacagacagacagagacagacagaaagagacagagagagagttttaATGAAACATCTATAGCCATCGGAGAGATTTATGACTGATTCATTCACATGATAGAAGAGACCCAGGGTACTTCTCAAATGGCATCCCCTTCACAGTGCagtacatagggaaaagggtgccatttgggatgcagacaaatcacatcaaatcaaattgtatttatcacatgcgccaaatacaacatgtGTATCTCACCGTGAAATGcagacttacaagcccttaaccaacaatgcagagtttaaaGAAAATATTTGTTAAAtaaaggaaagaaagaaaaagttacacaataaaataacagtagcgaggctttcTACAGGGTgtgccgagtcaatgtgcaggggtacaggttagtcggtaATATGTgcttgtaggtaggggtaaagtgactatgaatagataataaacagtgggTAGAAACAGTGTAAaaaagggggtcaatgtaaatagtccgggtggctatTTGATTAACGGTTCAgtagtctaatggcttgggggtagaagctgttgaagagccttttggacctgcacttggtgctccggtactgcttgctgtgtggtagcagagagaacagtctatgactagggtggctggagtctttgacaatctttagggccttcctctgacaccgcctggtatagaggtcctggatggcaggaagcttggccccggtgatgtactgggccgatcGCACTAACCTATGTAGTGTCTTACGggcggatgccgagcagttgccgtaccaggcggtgatgcaaccatgctcttgatggttcagctgtaaaaccttttgaggatctccgaacccatgccaaatcttttcagtctcctgagggggaataggttttgtcgtgccctcttcacgtctatcttggtgtgtttggaccatgatagttcttgGTGatctggacaccaaggaacttgacgctCTCGACTGGCTCCGCTACAGCCCGGTCGATGTTAAGGGGCCTGTTAggccttttcctatagtccacgatccgctcctttgtcttgctcacattgagggagatgttggtgtcctggcaccacactgccaggtctctgaccacctctctgtaggccgtctcatcgttgtcggtgatcaggcctactactgttgtgttgtcagcaaacataatgatggtgttggagttatgggtaaacagggagtacaggaggggactaagcacgcacccctgagatagagagagagagagatggaccaaCCTGAGAAGgagaggtatttctgttttgcgGTGGAGGAGTCGTAGAACTTGAGAATGTCCAGAACAGCCTGAGGATTCTGCTTCTGCTCCGATTTACTGATGTTAGACGTCTGGAGCAGTTTGGACCACTGCTCCGGcatgccctacacacacacacacacacacagattattactcaaacacacacacagattattactcaaacacacatgccccacacacacacacagattattactcaaacacacataccctacacacacacacacacagattataactcaaacacacacacacacagattattactcaaacacacatactcacacacacagattattactcaaacacacatatacacacacacatatacgccacagacacacccacagatgaatcgttaaacacacacacttagcgaACCAAAGACAGACTCACTGTGAACTCTCCTGTGACAGAGTCGAAGCCCACATGGATGGTGTGTTCAAAGTCTGACGGAGAGGAGATCTCTGGTCTGTTGTCCTTATCACGATCCTTCTTCCTgcctcctgacacacacacacacactataattaATATACACACTTCTTAACACAGCTTAGATGTCTGTGTGgttctgtatatgtgtgtgtgtatgtttgtgtggcaTCATCATCGGCATCGGTCGACAGCCATGagcaagtgtgtttgtgtgtgtgtgtacctttctCGGAGGCAAATATGGAGATCATTTTACTTCGTTTCTGTTTCTCAGGAACAGAGGGGAGGGACCGAGAGTTGTAGTTGCCCGACACGGAGTCCTTGGCTCCGCCTCCTTGGCTGTTCATTCTGACAGGGGGGGCGGGGGGCTTGTCTTCACACACACCGCtgtcacacatctacacacacacacacctggagagggagagagacacacaccgctgtcagagaaaaagagagacctCTATCATGTCTTGACACACCGACACAAAGTGA carries:
- the LOC115124799 gene encoding serine/threonine-protein kinase PAK 2-like, coding for MCDSGVCEDKPPAPPVRMNSQGGGAKDSVSGNYNSRSLPSVPEKQKRSKMISIFASEKGGRKKDRDKDNRPEISSPSDFEHTIHVGFDSVTGEFTGMPEQWSKLLQTSNISKSEQKQNPQAVLDILKFYDSSTAKQKYLSFSEKDAQSPGKQGATSSPSGGKDGDDDEDDGDEAPPPIVAPRPEHTKSVYTKSVIDPLPPLPEPDSASNRNKKKQQGKMTDEEIMEKLRTIVSIGDPKKKYTRYEKIGQGASGTVYTAIDVATGAEVAIKQINLQKQPKKELIINEILVMKELQQPNIVNYVDSFLVGEELFVVMEYLAGGSLTDVVTETCMDEAQIAAVCRECLQALEFLHANQVIHRDIKSDNVLLGMDGSVKLTDFGFCAQITPEQSKRSTMVGTPYWMAPEVVTRKAYGPKVDIWSLGIMAIEMVEGEPPYLNENPLRALYLIATNGTPELQSPEKLSPVFRSFLSRCLEMDVEKRGGGKELLQHPFLKLAKPLSSLTPLILAAKEAMKSNR